Proteins co-encoded in one Capsicum annuum cultivar UCD-10X-F1 chromosome 9, UCD10Xv1.1, whole genome shotgun sequence genomic window:
- the LOC107842984 gene encoding 5-oxoprolinase 1 — MGSQNEAKLKFCIDRGGTFTDVYADIPGKPEGRVMKLLSVDPSNYEDAPVEGIRRILEEFTGKKIPRSSKLPTDKIEWVRMGTTVATNALLERKGERIALCVTRGFRDLLQIGNQARPHIFDLTVSKPSNLYEEVVEVDERVELVLDKEGVDLASSPSLVQGISGEIVKVVKPLDEVALKPLLNALLQKGISCLAVVLLHSYTYPQHEILLENLALSLGFRHVSISSALTPMVRAVPRGFTASVDAYLTPVIKEYLSGFMSKFDEGLGKLNVLFMQSDGGLAPEHKFSGHKAILSGPAGGVVGYSQTLFGIETDKALIGFDMGGTSTDVSRYAGSYEQVIETQVAGAIIQAPQLDVNTVAAGGGSKLKFQFGSFRVGPDSVGAHPGPVCYRKGGQLAVTDANLILGYVIPDFFPSIFGPNEDQPLDIDATREEFEKLASQINSYRKSQDTSARDMMVEEIAQGFVNVANETMCRPIRQLTEMKGHETSNHALACFGGAGPQHACAIARSLGMKEVIIHRLCGILSAYGMGLADVVEEAQEPYSAVYSPDSVIEASRRETILLKQVKSKLQEQGFREESITSETYLNLRYEGTDTTIMVKRPINDDGSGGDYAAEFVKLFQREYGFKLQNRSIIICDVRVRGVGVTNILKPRAVDSAPGAPKVESHHNVYFESGWNGTPLFKLENLAYGHVIPGPAIIMNGNSTVIVEPNCKAVITKYGNIKIEIESTSNTAKVDEKVADVVQLSIFNNRFMGIAEQMGRTLQRTSISTNIKERLDFSCALFGPDGGLVANAPHVPVHLGAMSSTVRWQLKYWGDNLNEGDVLVTNHPSAGGSHLPDITVITPVFNKGRLIFFVASRGHHAEIGGITPGSMPPFSKFIWEEGAAIKTFKLVEKGIFQEEGITKLLCYPFSEESTHKIPGTRRLQDNLSDLHAQVAANQRGIILINELIEQYGLETVQAYMNYVQANAEEAVREMLKSVAARVSSESKSSGEGGLVTIEEEDYMDDGSSIHLKLTIDSQKGEASFDFSGTSPEVYGNWNAPEAVTAAAVIYCVRCLVNVDIPLNQGCLAPVKIYIPPGSFLSPSDKAAVVGGNVLTSQRVTDVVLTAFQACACSQGCMNNLTFGDNSFGYYETIGGGSGAGPTWDGTSVVQCHMTNTRMTDPEIFEQRYPVILHKFGIRENSGGAGQHKGGDGIIREIEFKRPVIVSILSERRVHAPRGLMGGKDGARGANFLITKDKRKVYVGGKNTIEVQAGEILQILTPGGGGWGSI; from the coding sequence ATGGGAAGTCAAAATGAAGCAAAACTCAAGTTTTGTATCGACAGAGGGGGCACTTTTACTGATGTCTATGCAGATATTCCTGGAAAACCGGAAGGCCGAGTCATGAAATTGTTGTCAGTTGATCCTTCTAATTATGAGGATGCTCCAGTTGAAGGAATAAGGAGGATTTTGGAGGAATTTACTGGAAAGAAAATTCCCCGTAGTTCGAAGCTTCCTACCGATAAGATAGAATGGGTGAGGATGGGTACAACCGTGGCCACAAATGCATTGTTGGAGAGGAAAGGGGAGAGAATTGCATTATGTGTCACTCGAGGCTTCAGGGATTTGCTTCAGATTGGTAACCAGGCTCGTCCACATATATTTGACCTCACTGTATCAAAACCATCGAATCTGTATGAGGAGGTTGTAGAGGTTGATGAGAGAGTCGAACTGGTTCTTGATAAGGAGGGAGTAGATTTGGCCTCTTCTCCATCACTTGTTCAAGGTATTTCGGGCGAGATTGTCAAGGTTGTAAAGCCACTTGATGAGGTAGCTCTGAAACCTTTGCTGAATGCTTTGCTGCAAAAGGGTATCAGTTGCTTGGCTGTGGTTTTGCTCCACTCTTATACTTATCCCCAGCATGAAATACTTCTGGAAAATTTGGCTCTTAGTTTGGGCTTCCGCCATGTATCTATATCATCTGCTTTGACTCCTATGGTTCGAGCTGTCCCCCGAGGTTTTACAGCAAGTGTAGATGCATATTTGACTCCTGTTATTAAAGAATACTTGTCAGGTTTTATGTCCAAATTTGATGAAGGACTAGGGAAGTTGAATGTTTTATTTATGCAGTCGGATGGAGGGCTTGCACCAGAACATAAATTTTCAGGCCACAAAGCAATTTTGTCAGGTCCTGCTGGTGGTGTAGTTGGTTACTCTCAGACACTCTTCGGGATTGAAACAGACAAGGCCCTGATTGGTTTTGATATGGGTGGTACCTCTACTGATGTCAGCCGATATGCCGGTAGCTATGAACAAGTTATAGAAACCCAGGTTGCTGGTGCAATAATTCAAGCACCTCAGCTTGATGTAAATACGGTTGCTGCTGGTGGTGGATCAAAGTTAAAATTTCAGTTTGGTTCTTTCCGGGTGGGACCAGATTCAGTGGGTGCACATCCAGGACCAGTTTGTTACAGGAAAGGAGGACAATTAGCAGTTACAGATGCAAATCTTATTTTAGGATATGTCATTCCTGATTTTTTCCCTTCCATTTTTGGTCCCAATGAGGACCAGCCATTAGACATTGATGCTACCAGGGAAGAGTTTGAAAAACTTGCAAGTCAAATCAATTCCTACAGAAAGAGCCAGGATACATCTGCGAGGGACATGATGGTTGAGGAGATTGCACAAGGCTTTGTGAATGTTGCCAATGAGACCATGTGTCGTCCAATACGACAGTTGACAGAAATGAAAGGCCATGAAACAAGCAACCATGCTCTTGCTTGCTTTGGAGGTGCAGGACCTCAACATGCCTGTGCCATTGCTAGATCACTTGGAATGAAGGAAGTTATTATTCACAGGTTATGTGGGATCTTAAGTGCATATGGTATGGGGTTAGCTGATGTGGTAGAAGAGGCACAAGAGCCATATTCAGCTGTTTATAGCCCTGATTCTGTGATTGAAGCCTCTCGCAGAGAAACTATCTTGCTGAAACAAGTGAAGTCAAAACTGCAGGAGCAAGGGTTCAGAGAAGAAAGTATCACCAGCGAAACTTACTTGAACTTAAGGTATGAGGGAACAGACACCACAATCATGGTGAAGAGACCAATCAATGATGATGGATCAGGAGGTGATTATGCTGCTGAATTTGTCAAGTTGTTCCAACGGGAATATGGATTTAAACTTCAAAACAGGAGTATAATTATATGTGATGTTAGGGTTCGTGGTGTTGGAGTCACTAACATACTGAAGCCTCGAGCCGTAGATTCTGCCCCTGGTGCCCCTAAAGTTGAAAGTCACCACAACGTATACTTTGAGAGTGGATGGAATGGCACTCCTTTGTTCAAGCTTGAAAATTTGGCATATGGGCATGTAATTCCTGGCCCAGCAATTATCATGAATGGCAATAGCACTGTCATTGTTGAACCTAACTGCAAGGCCGTCATTACTAAATATGGCAACATTAAAATAGAGATAGAATCTACTTCCAATACAGCGAAGGTAGATGAAAAAGTTGCAGATGTTGTACAGCTTTCGATTTTCAACAACCGGTTTATGGGAATAGCTGAACAGATGGGACGCACGTTGCAGAGGACTTCTATATCAACAAATATTAAAGAGCGGTTAGACTTTTCTTGTGCACTTTTTGGCCCTGATGGTGGGCTTGTGGCAAATGCACCCCATGTTCCTGTGCACTTGGGGGCTATGTCGAGCACCGTTCGATGGCAGCTGAAGTACTGGGGGGATAATCTAAATGAGGGAGATGTTTTAGTTACCAATCATCCTTCTGCTGGCGGTAGCCACCTGCCTGATATAACTGTTATTACACCTGTTTTTAACAAAGGTAGATTGATATTCTTTGTCGCAAGTAGAGGGCATCATGCAGAGATTGGAGGTATTACTCCTGGAAGTATGCCACCTTTCTCAAAGTTCATATGGGAGGAAGGAGCAGCAATAAAAACATTCAAGCTTGTTGAGAAGGGGATTTTTCAGGAAGAAGGAATCACCAAACTTCTTTGTTACCCCTTTTCTGAAGAATCAACTCATAAGATTCCAGGAACGCGCAGGCTTCAGGATAATTTATCTGATCTTCATGCGCAAGTAGCTGCAAATCAGAGAGGAATTATCCTTATCAATGAGCTTATTGAGCAGTATGGTCTGGAAACTGTCCAGGCATACATGAACTATGTGCAGGCTAATGCAGAAGAAGCAGTGAGAGAAATGCTTAAATCTGTTGCTGCGAGAGTTTCCTCCGAATCGAAAAGTTCTGGAGAGGGCGGCTTGGTGACTATTGAAGAGGAAGATTACATGGATGATGGATCTTCCATACACTTAAAGCTTACTATAGATTCTCAGAAGGGAGAAGCATCTTTTGATTTCTCCGGGACCAGCCCAGAAGTTTATGGTAATTGGAATGCTCCAGAAGCGGTGACAGCTGCTGCGGTCATTTACTGTGTACGCTGTTTGGTGAACGTTGATATTCCTCTCAATCAAGGTTGCTTGGCTCCTGTAAAGATTTATATACCTCCTGGTTCATTTCTCTCTCCAAGTGACAAGGCTGCAGTGGTGGGTGGTAATGTCCTTACATCACAGAGAGTCACCGACGTCGTTCTCACTGCATTCCAAGCTTGTGCTTGTTCACAGGGCTGCATGAATAATTTAACCTTTGGTGATAATAGTTTTGGTTACTATGAAACAATTGGAGGTGGAAGTGGTGCTGGACCTACTTGGGATGGGACGAGTGTGGTCCAGTGCCATATGACCAACACTCGCATGACAGATCCAGAGATCTTTGAGCAAAGATACCCAGTTATATTGCACAAGTTTGGAATAAGAGAGAATAGTGGTGGTGCTGGACAACATAAAGGAGGTGATGGCATTATTAGGGAGATAGAATTCAAGCGGCCAGTCATTGTAAGTATCCTATCAGAAAGGCGTGTCCATGCGCCAAGGGGGCTGATGGGTGGAAAAGATGGGGCTCGGGGTGCTAATTTCCTCATCACAAAAGATAAACGGAAGGTCTATGTTGGTGGTAAAAACACAATTGAAGTGCAGGCTGGGGAAATACTTCAGATTCTGACTCCAGGAGGTGGTGGCTGGGGTTCAATATGA